A DNA window from Cyanobacteriota bacterium contains the following coding sequences:
- a CDS encoding M50 family metallopeptidase — MDFLFVIISLLMITVLIVVHEFGHFLAAKYYGFQTPVFGIGLPFGPSINLGKRWGTQFKFYWALIGGFVAIPELGDETDPDTIKEYKIDKPLREFPVHQRAVVASGGIVFNILFAFLLAIIMAATIGLPTANATNSISAFIDEASAAQAAGLKAGDQIIQINSTQINTGTELQQAVKSYSYQDINVKIRRETSAKQYQIINTKFYSKGSLGVILGHQKAYQKYPMNPLTWIIEAFKFTVNTMIGMLVSVIAIFASLFSKIASLFGASVGPAVVELGEVKGIVGIVQIISQDIKSNAFLLLEFAILLSLNLAVINVLPIPALDGGHLVFMAYEAIAGKKPSEKVLNGAMQAGFVFLLSIIALTTLNDVKNWIF, encoded by the coding sequence ATGGATTTCCTCTTTGTCATAATTAGCTTATTAATGATCACCGTACTAATCGTGGTACATGAATTTGGGCATTTTCTTGCAGCCAAGTACTACGGCTTTCAAACACCAGTTTTTGGAATTGGATTACCATTTGGACCATCAATCAACCTTGGCAAAAGATGGGGCACTCAATTTAAGTTTTACTGGGCACTTATTGGTGGCTTCGTAGCAATCCCTGAGCTTGGTGATGAAACTGATCCAGACACAATCAAAGAATACAAGATAGACAAACCGCTTAGAGAGTTTCCTGTGCACCAAAGAGCTGTCGTTGCCAGTGGTGGTATTGTTTTCAATATCTTGTTTGCTTTTTTACTTGCCATAATCATGGCTGCTACAATCGGCTTGCCAACTGCCAATGCAACCAACAGCATCTCTGCTTTCATAGATGAAGCTAGCGCCGCTCAAGCTGCCGGACTTAAAGCGGGCGATCAAATCATCCAAATAAATTCAACACAAATCAACACTGGTACAGAATTACAACAAGCAGTCAAGAGCTATAGCTACCAAGACATCAATGTCAAAATCAGAAGAGAGACAAGTGCCAAACAATATCAGATCATCAACACCAAATTCTACTCCAAAGGTAGTCTAGGAGTAATACTCGGACACCAAAAAGCCTATCAAAAATATCCAATGAACCCACTTACTTGGATTATTGAAGCCTTCAAATTCACAGTGAATACCATGATTGGAATGCTAGTTTCAGTGATTGCGATCTTTGCTTCTCTCTTTAGCAAAATCGCTTCTCTCTTTGGAGCGAGCGTTGGACCGGCTGTCGTTGAGCTTGGAGAAGTCAAAGGCATAGTTGGCATTGTGCAAATTATTTCTCAAGACATCAAATCAAATGCCTTTCTTTTATTGGAGTTTGCAATTTTGCTTAGTCTCAACCTTGCTGTAATCAACGTCCTGCCAATCCCAGCGCTTGATGGCGGGCATCTGGTATTCATGGCTTATGAAGCTATTGCTGGCAAAAAACCATCAGAGAAAGTGCTCAATGGCGCTATGCAAGCTGGTTTTGTGTTTTTACTTAGTATTATTGCTTTGACCACTTTGAATGATGTTAAGAATTGGATTTTTTAA
- a CDS encoding menaquinone biosynthesis decarboxylase, translating into MPFPYKDLREYITDLESAGELIRITESVSADLEITEIADRVSKAPGSHNKALLFENVEGYAMPVLINQMGSHKRMQMALGVKQYDQIADRIREFIKPEVPEAMSDKIAKLFQLAQARNFLPKTVTNAPCQEVVLKPEDAKPMLDKLPILKCWPEDGGPFITLTSVFTKDPDSLGSGRNVGMYRLQKFDNVTTGMHWHKHHDGAHNYKKSLKRVKDGDKESLRMEMAIAIGTDPVIAYAGTAPLPAAIDEMILAGMIRNKAVELVQCKTIDIQVPATAEIVLEGYIDLEEDPVTEGPFGDHTGFYSLADKYPLFHLTALTHRKNPIYATTIVGIPPQEDCYLGKATERIFLPLLQMICPEIIDMDLPWDGVFHNCALIKIDKQYAGHAQKVMNTIWGVGQMAWTKYIIVFDKEVDIHNYNEAAMYAFGNTDPQRDILFTKGPVDILDHAAPIMGYGSKAGFDATRKWADEGFAREWPDLITMSDEIKARVDQKWIKLGL; encoded by the coding sequence ATGCCCTTCCCTTACAAAGATCTCCGAGAATATATAACTGACTTAGAATCCGCTGGTGAATTAATACGCATCACTGAGTCTGTTAGTGCAGATTTAGAAATTACAGAAATTGCAGATAGAGTCTCTAAAGCACCAGGGTCTCACAACAAAGCACTCTTGTTTGAGAATGTTGAGGGTTATGCTATGCCAGTTTTGATAAATCAAATGGGCTCGCACAAGCGTATGCAAATGGCACTCGGTGTTAAGCAATACGATCAAATTGCTGATCGTATTAGAGAGTTTATAAAACCAGAAGTTCCTGAAGCGATGAGTGACAAGATCGCTAAATTATTTCAGCTCGCTCAGGCGCGTAATTTCCTTCCAAAGACGGTAACCAATGCGCCTTGCCAGGAAGTAGTGCTCAAGCCAGAAGATGCTAAGCCCATGCTCGACAAGCTACCAATACTCAAGTGCTGGCCTGAGGATGGCGGACCGTTTATTACTCTCACTTCTGTTTTTACCAAAGACCCTGATTCACTGGGTTCTGGACGTAATGTTGGAATGTATCGTTTGCAAAAATTTGACAACGTGACCACTGGAATGCACTGGCACAAGCATCACGACGGCGCGCATAATTACAAAAAATCACTTAAGCGAGTTAAGGATGGAGATAAAGAATCCTTGCGCATGGAGATGGCAATTGCGATTGGTACTGATCCAGTGATAGCTTATGCCGGTACTGCTCCTTTACCTGCTGCAATTGATGAGATGATCCTTGCTGGCATGATTCGCAATAAAGCCGTTGAATTAGTGCAATGCAAGACTATAGATATTCAAGTGCCGGCGACAGCAGAAATTGTACTAGAGGGCTATATTGATCTTGAAGAAGATCCAGTGACTGAGGGGCCTTTCGGGGATCACACTGGGTTTTATTCACTTGCTGATAAATATCCCTTGTTTCATTTGACAGCACTTACGCATCGCAAGAATCCGATTTATGCGACAACTATTGTTGGCATCCCGCCGCAAGAGGATTGCTATCTTGGCAAAGCAACTGAGAGGATTTTCTTACCACTCTTGCAAATGATTTGTCCTGAGATTATTGACATGGATTTGCCTTGGGATGGAGTGTTTCACAATTGCGCTTTGATCAAAATCGATAAGCAATATGCCGGGCATGCCCAAAAAGTCATGAACACTATTTGGGGAGTGGGACAGATGGCTTGGACGAAATATATTATTGTCTTTGATAAAGAAGTTGATATCCATAATTATAATGAAGCAGCTATGTATGCCTTTGGCAACACTGACCCGCAGCGTGATATTTTATTTACTAAAGGACCTGTGGATATTCTTGATCACGCTGCACCAATTATGGGCTACGGCTCCAAGGCTGGTTTTGATGCCACGCGCAAATGGGCTGATGAAGGCTTTGCTAGAGAATGGCCAGATTTGATTACTATGTCTGATGAGATTAAGGCTAGGGTTGATCAGAAATGGATAAAACTTGGTTTATAA
- a CDS encoding alpha amylase C-terminal domain-containing protein, giving the protein MLGLIKTKPQKAELISEYDFYSYTESVHYHAYKFLGVNKNRLDDQEGISFGFWSNKVKAVSVVGDFNNWRLNANPMTKIFDAGLWSSFIPNLKRDFAYQFALQFEDGRVEYLNDPYAKQIGFTDGASLAKPLAATDRQGLVSRLASVYKDDDYQWDDVAWIKQREQNELSVNAISIYRYDLAGEENNYQALAKEIVEEMKSKGFTHLLLSSVVDAIEDLSYGKDYQYFAANHVHGNPEDFKCFVNYLHSNSIGLVLDLPVFGQLSDYAKKTNNNMLLSSAVFWLEEYHIDGFFFSTVQDDRRKLLTHKSDALVEFMKSLTEVIYSRSKGVFTVIEDDSGMPELTKPTYRGGFGFNMSLNTSFEKAIVDYFITPDDLSKLHLNSSYAFAENQMLNFADSRLEALDLNTVKLILAYSYAFPGKKLSSAELMNSLQMGFEMENSMMEEYFCTSSRKFLGLDSNEFDLATYVADLNKIYAENEALSGTDFKDSCFEWLNYGEDGLVSFLRWSCDYKELVLFIMNLHSKDIKGHLLGVPQPGLYLELLNSDAAKYAGLANGNDDGVYSSDRPSNNRPYSLKMDIPPRSALIFKNCP; this is encoded by the coding sequence GTGCTTGGTTTAATAAAAACAAAGCCCCAGAAAGCAGAATTGATTTCTGAGTATGATTTTTATTCATACACAGAGTCGGTGCATTATCATGCATATAAATTCTTGGGCGTAAATAAAAATAGGCTTGATGATCAAGAAGGCATAAGCTTTGGATTTTGGTCAAACAAAGTGAAGGCAGTTTCTGTAGTTGGTGATTTTAATAACTGGCGTTTGAATGCTAATCCAATGACTAAGATTTTTGATGCTGGATTGTGGTCTAGTTTTATCCCAAATCTCAAGCGAGATTTTGCTTATCAATTTGCTCTTCAATTTGAAGATGGTAGAGTTGAATACCTTAATGATCCTTATGCTAAGCAAATTGGTTTTACAGACGGAGCGAGTCTTGCTAAACCTTTAGCTGCAACTGATAGGCAAGGCTTGGTCAGCAGGCTCGCTTCAGTATATAAAGATGATGATTATCAGTGGGATGATGTAGCTTGGATTAAACAAAGAGAACAAAATGAACTTTCGGTGAATGCAATTTCTATTTATCGCTATGACTTAGCTGGTGAGGAAAATAATTACCAAGCCTTGGCTAAAGAGATTGTTGAAGAGATGAAATCCAAAGGTTTTACTCATTTGCTTTTGAGTTCTGTTGTTGATGCTATTGAAGACTTGAGTTATGGCAAGGACTATCAATATTTTGCAGCAAATCATGTGCATGGTAATCCTGAGGACTTCAAGTGTTTTGTGAATTACTTACACAGCAATTCAATTGGTTTGGTTTTGGATTTGCCGGTATTTGGACAATTGTCGGATTATGCGAAGAAAACCAATAACAATATGCTTTTATCCAGTGCTGTTTTTTGGCTTGAAGAATATCATATTGATGGTTTCTTTTTTAGTACGGTGCAAGATGATAGGCGTAAATTATTAACCCACAAGTCAGATGCTTTGGTTGAATTTATGAAGTCATTAACTGAGGTAATTTATAGTAGATCCAAAGGAGTTTTTACTGTAATAGAAGATGATAGTGGTATGCCTGAACTGACTAAACCTACATACAGAGGTGGTTTTGGCTTCAATATGAGTTTGAATACGAGTTTTGAAAAAGCTATCGTTGATTATTTCATTACGCCTGATGATCTAAGTAAATTACATCTCAATTCTAGTTATGCATTTGCTGAAAACCAAATGCTCAACTTTGCTGATTCCCGCCTTGAAGCTTTGGATCTGAACACCGTCAAGTTGATCCTTGCTTATAGTTATGCTTTCCCGGGAAAGAAATTAAGCTCTGCAGAGCTTATGAATAGTTTGCAAATGGGTTTTGAAATGGAAAACTCTATGATGGAAGAATATTTCTGTACTAGCTCTCGTAAGTTTTTGGGTTTGGACTCTAATGAGTTTGATCTTGCAACTTATGTAGCGGACTTGAATAAGATTTATGCTGAGAATGAAGCACTCTCTGGTACTGATTTTAAAGATAGCTGTTTTGAATGGTTGAACTATGGTGAAGATGGATTGGTGAGTTTTTTGCGCTGGTCTTGTGATTACAAAGAATTGGTTTTGTTTATTATGAACTTGCACAGTAAAGACATTAAGGGACATCTACTTGGAGTGCCGCAGCCTGGTTTGTATCTTGAGCTATTGAATAGCGACGCTGCCAAATACGCTGGACTTGCTAATGGCAATGATGATGGTGTTTATAGTTCTGACAGGCCGTCTAATAATAGACCTTATAGTCTTAAGATGGATATACCACCGCGCTCCGCTCTCATCTTTAAAAACTGCCCATAA
- the glyQ gene encoding glycine--tRNA ligase subunit alpha, protein MSFQQIIFKLNQFWSDQGCIIMQPYDIEKGASTMNPATFLRVLANKEWKMACIEPCRRPTDGRYGENPNRLQHYFQYQVIMQPNPSNSQELYLDSLKALGVNPLEHDIRFVEDNWESPTLGAWGCGWEVWLNGMEITQFTYFQQAGGIEIKPVAVELTYGLERIAMYLQNVDSVYDLIWHEHNGKKVLYRDVYHRNEVEQSKYNFEVSSSERLLDLYKLYFSEATACLDAQLAIPAYDYVLKCSHTFNLLDARGAISKDERQNYILEIRSLAEKTARIYTAKSLSPIS, encoded by the coding sequence ATCAGCTTCCAACAAATCATATTCAAACTCAATCAATTCTGGTCGGACCAGGGCTGTATCATAATGCAACCTTATGACATCGAGAAGGGTGCAAGTACCATGAACCCAGCAACTTTTTTGCGGGTGCTGGCAAACAAAGAATGGAAGATGGCTTGTATTGAGCCCTGTCGTAGACCGACTGATGGGCGTTATGGTGAGAATCCAAATCGTCTTCAACATTATTTTCAGTATCAAGTGATCATGCAACCCAATCCAAGTAATTCTCAAGAGCTTTATTTGGATAGTTTAAAAGCGCTTGGCGTAAATCCACTAGAGCATGATATTCGTTTTGTTGAGGATAATTGGGAAAGTCCAACACTTGGTGCTTGGGGTTGCGGTTGGGAGGTCTGGCTTAATGGCATGGAGATTACTCAGTTTACTTATTTTCAACAAGCCGGTGGCATTGAAATTAAACCTGTTGCCGTAGAGCTAACTTATGGTCTTGAGCGCATCGCTATGTATTTGCAAAATGTTGACTCGGTTTATGATTTGATTTGGCATGAGCATAATGGTAAGAAGGTACTTTATCGTGATGTTTATCATCGTAATGAAGTTGAACAAAGTAAGTACAACTTTGAAGTGAGTAGTTCTGAGAGATTATTAGACTTGTACAAATTATATTTTAGTGAAGCGACGGCTTGTCTTGATGCCCAGCTTGCGATACCGGCTTATGACTATGTGCTTAAGTGCTCGCATACTTTCAACCTATTAGATGCTAGAGGCGCCATTAGCAAGGATGAAAGACAAAACTATATCTTAGAGATTAGATCTTTGGCTGAGAAAACAGCCAGGATTTACACAGCAAAATCCTTATCCCCAATTTCGTAA
- a CDS encoding sulfotransferase, with product MKQPLVHIGYHKTATTWLQHNLLDNHELGFKRYISKNEIRDKIILPHGLDFDAASVQAWYKSKVDEDASGFEEKIPVVSSERISGNPHSGGYDSKQNADRIAAVFPNARILIVIREPIAAIASCYLQYVKSGGVCSLKDYIEPTRDGLAVVPLFNFEHFNYNKLINYYQSLFNDVLVLHYEDFVKAPREFCSKITSFAGAEELQDLPYASLSNQGLSFLSCFVLRQFNKLFTKTRLNPGALKFNKLQVELTKILIKLESICPSSWHKAFRESMKDYIASKLKNHRSELSSCI from the coding sequence GTGAAGCAGCCCTTAGTACATATTGGCTATCACAAGACAGCGACTACGTGGTTACAACACAACTTGCTTGATAATCACGAGCTTGGTTTCAAAAGATATATTTCCAAAAATGAAATTCGTGACAAAATCATTTTGCCTCATGGCTTGGATTTTGATGCTGCTTCAGTTCAAGCTTGGTACAAGTCTAAAGTTGATGAAGATGCAAGTGGATTTGAAGAAAAAATTCCTGTCGTCTCAAGTGAACGTATTTCAGGTAACCCGCACTCTGGCGGCTATGATAGCAAGCAAAACGCTGATAGGATTGCAGCGGTTTTCCCAAATGCGCGGATTTTGATTGTGATCCGTGAGCCTATTGCTGCAATTGCTTCTTGCTATTTGCAGTATGTTAAGAGTGGTGGAGTTTGCTCTCTCAAGGACTATATAGAGCCAACTCGTGATGGGCTTGCTGTTGTGCCTTTGTTTAATTTTGAGCATTTTAATTACAATAAACTAATCAATTATTATCAGAGTTTGTTTAATGATGTTCTAGTTTTGCATTATGAGGATTTTGTCAAAGCCCCTCGAGAATTTTGCTCTAAGATCACTAGTTTTGCAGGAGCTGAAGAGTTGCAGGATTTACCTTATGCCAGTCTATCTAATCAAGGTCTTTCTTTTTTGAGTTGTTTTGTACTTAGACAGTTTAATAAGCTATTTACAAAAACACGTCTCAATCCTGGTGCCCTCAAGTTTAATAAATTACAAGTCGAGCTTACTAAGATTTTAATTAAGCTAGAGTCTATTTGCCCTTCAAGCTGGCATAAGGCTTTTAGAGAGTCGATGAAGGATTATATTGCAAGTAAATTAAAAAATCACCGGTCTGAACTATCTTCTTGCATTTAA
- a CDS encoding sulfotransferase — translation MQTSKPPLIHIGYHKTASSWLQANLFDDYGFKRFIAQSEIRDRIVLPNALDFKATELRSYYDSCVTNGEFVSVISNERLSGNPHSGGYDSKELADRLYASFPEAKVLIVIREQVSAIFSSYIQYIRVGGPCSIDDYLEPTVRNIPILPLFNFEHFNYCRLVSYYYDLFGKDKVLVLPFELFKNNPVGFCSKITDFTGLAAAETLPFTKTKNKRISSLSSMFLRQSNKLFAKTRLNPSALGKKQSYLGTGSGEGGSYGKILAIDSLIPKSVHEFFDDRLNKIIQETIGDRYQKVNQELAELTGLDLAAYGYCSKQSELVS, via the coding sequence ATGCAAACAAGTAAACCACCACTCATTCATATTGGTTACCATAAGACAGCATCGAGCTGGCTTCAAGCTAATTTGTTTGATGATTATGGTTTTAAGAGATTTATTGCTCAATCAGAGATTCGTGACAGGATAGTTTTGCCTAACGCACTTGATTTTAAGGCAACTGAATTGCGTAGCTATTATGATTCTTGCGTGACTAACGGAGAGTTTGTTTCGGTAATTAGTAACGAGCGCCTTTCTGGTAATCCACATTCTGGCGGCTATGACAGTAAAGAGCTTGCTGATAGACTTTATGCTAGTTTTCCTGAAGCCAAGGTCTTGATTGTGATTCGAGAACAGGTCTCTGCAATATTTTCTAGTTATATTCAATATATTAGAGTAGGCGGACCATGTTCAATTGATGACTATCTAGAGCCAACAGTGCGCAATATTCCGATTTTGCCGCTTTTTAATTTTGAGCATTTTAATTATTGTCGCTTGGTGAGTTATTACTATGATTTATTTGGCAAAGACAAGGTTTTAGTTTTGCCGTTTGAATTATTCAAAAACAACCCTGTCGGTTTTTGTTCGAAGATCACTGATTTTACTGGACTGGCTGCAGCTGAGACTTTGCCGTTTACCAAAACAAAAAATAAACGCATCTCTAGTTTAAGTTCGATGTTTTTGAGGCAAAGCAATAAGTTATTTGCTAAGACTAGGCTTAATCCATCAGCATTAGGTAAGAAGCAAAGCTATTTGGGGACAGGTTCTGGTGAAGGCGGCTCTTATGGCAAAATACTTGCGATTGATTCTTTAATACCTAAGTCGGTGCATGAATTCTTTGACGATAGATTGAATAAAATTATTCAAGAGACAATTGGCGATAGATACCAAAAAGTAAATCAGGAATTGGCTGAGTTGACAGGTTTGGATTTAGCAGCCTACGGTTATTGTTCAAAACAAAGTGAGCTTGTTTCGTGA
- a CDS encoding flippase → MQTGKNLFKSFSYLSLSNVVVIPATAFATVLIARFLKPHELGILLTAEAFVEMFSFFYTMGFKNSIFQYASNHVDGFNEGLRDAMGNALLVRLLVGTPIGLLIYFLAGKFNSDPVLVEIIGLYVLIEFFMSLSNIFGVVRRALDQFKLIATITATNKIIKLGLIFVVFKYFGGLLELVYAFVLMEVIKFLISFFATMNLIKPRLSLPDIVPMMKDSALYGIFDFLDGAENKVDRLMLNYFLGPSAVAFYSIPSKLNRLIKMIPLSIRQVFLPQLHKVKSTEELKPILRKLIMILLIAGLPLFLGIYFFSKPVLAMFFNEEYQAAIQLAPLFAFIALLWFLNTAPNMLLAAKADHKGRNIIQLISILLNIGLNCIFIPRFGIIGAIQATIAANFAKFVLMQLRYQTKYANK, encoded by the coding sequence ATGCAAACAGGTAAAAATTTATTTAAATCATTTTCATACTTAAGTTTGAGTAATGTCGTTGTTATTCCGGCAACTGCTTTTGCAACTGTATTAATTGCACGATTCTTGAAGCCTCATGAGCTTGGAATTTTACTTACCGCAGAAGCATTTGTTGAGATGTTTTCTTTTTTTTATACTATGGGTTTCAAAAACTCCATCTTTCAATATGCTTCAAATCATGTTGATGGTTTTAATGAGGGTTTGAGGGACGCAATGGGTAATGCCTTGCTAGTTCGCTTGCTAGTTGGAACTCCTATTGGCTTATTGATATATTTTCTTGCCGGTAAATTTAACTCAGACCCTGTTTTGGTAGAAATTATCGGACTGTATGTTTTGATTGAATTTTTTATGAGCCTAAGTAATATATTTGGAGTTGTAAGAAGAGCACTGGATCAATTTAAATTGATTGCTACAATTACAGCAACTAATAAAATAATCAAACTTGGATTAATTTTCGTTGTCTTCAAGTATTTTGGAGGTTTGCTTGAACTTGTTTATGCTTTTGTTTTGATGGAAGTGATCAAGTTTTTGATATCTTTCTTTGCAACGATGAATCTAATCAAGCCTCGTCTTTCATTGCCAGATATTGTGCCGATGATGAAGGATTCAGCACTCTATGGGATTTTCGATTTTCTTGATGGTGCTGAAAATAAGGTAGATAGGTTGATGCTTAATTATTTTCTGGGGCCAAGCGCAGTTGCTTTTTATTCTATTCCATCAAAGCTCAATCGTTTGATTAAAATGATACCACTTTCTATTAGGCAAGTATTTTTGCCACAACTACACAAAGTCAAAAGTACTGAAGAACTAAAGCCGATACTAAGAAAATTAATCATGATATTGCTTATTGCTGGCTTGCCTTTATTCTTAGGTATTTATTTCTTCTCAAAACCAGTCCTGGCGATGTTCTTTAATGAAGAATATCAGGCTGCCATTCAATTGGCACCTTTATTTGCTTTTATTGCTTTACTTTGGTTCCTCAATACTGCACCTAATATGTTACTGGCTGCTAAAGCGGATCACAAAGGCAGAAATATAATTCAACTTATTAGTATTCTTCTAAATATAGGACTGAATTGCATCTTTATCCCACGCTTTGGTATCATTGGTGCGATACAGGCAACTATTGCAGCCAATTTTGCCAAATTTGTGCTGATGCAGTTGAGGTATCAAACTAAATATGCAAACAAGTAA
- the galE gene encoding UDP-glucose 4-epimerase GalE, which yields MAILVTGCAGYIGAIACKLLLEAGYQVIGIDDLSRSKPSHLVDGIEFYQACISDEKILEEIVGKHNRHHAKRSFASDVDTQNVGTARNARVAFGDNSDFQNKSNIEAVMHFAAFIEVAESVEKPGLYKENNYIKTTVLVDKLINLGIKNLIFSSTAAVYGLPIMDIALKEDSELMPINPYGENKLAVEKYLELKSQEEDFKYIALRYFNVAGAYGDIGEEHEPESHIIPIALDALLGHREIFKLFGTDYNTADGTAVRDYIHVVDLCKAHIAALDLFKSGKGINQAYNLGYNKGFSVLEIVRSIEKMAGQAIPLEYSDRRAGDPDRLVADNTKAIAAGFFKPERASIDRIIEDALEHRKKFHANR from the coding sequence ATGGCAATACTTGTAACAGGTTGTGCTGGATATATTGGAGCGATAGCTTGCAAACTTCTACTTGAGGCTGGCTATCAAGTAATTGGTATTGATGATCTTTCAAGGTCGAAACCAAGTCATTTAGTTGATGGAATAGAATTTTATCAGGCATGTATTTCTGATGAGAAGATTTTGGAGGAGATTGTTGGGAAGCATAATAGACATCATGCAAAACGAAGTTTTGCTAGTGATGTCGACACACAAAATGTCGGAACCGCGCGGAATGCGCGTGTTGCCTTTGGAGATAATTCCGACTTTCAAAACAAGTCTAATATAGAAGCGGTTATGCATTTTGCTGCATTTATTGAAGTTGCTGAATCTGTTGAGAAGCCGGGTCTATACAAAGAAAACAACTATATAAAGACAACGGTATTGGTTGATAAATTAATTAATCTTGGAATCAAGAATTTGATTTTTTCTAGTACGGCGGCTGTTTATGGACTACCAATTATGGATATTGCTTTGAAGGAAGATTCTGAGCTTATGCCAATCAATCCTTATGGTGAAAATAAATTAGCGGTTGAAAAATACTTAGAACTCAAGTCTCAAGAAGAGGATTTTAAATATATTGCATTGCGTTATTTCAATGTTGCAGGAGCTTATGGTGATATTGGCGAGGAGCATGAACCAGAGAGTCATATTATTCCAATTGCTTTAGATGCTCTTCTTGGACATCGTGAGATTTTTAAGTTGTTTGGTACTGACTACAATACTGCGGACGGTACTGCAGTCAGAGATTATATTCATGTGGTTGATCTTTGTAAGGCGCACATTGCTGCCTTAGATCTCTTTAAGTCAGGGAAAGGCATTAATCAAGCATACAATCTTGGCTACAACAAAGGATTCTCGGTACTGGAGATCGTGCGGTCAATAGAAAAGATGGCTGGTCAAGCAATTCCGCTTGAGTATTCTGATAGACGTGCTGGTGATCCAGATCGTTTAGTTGCTGATAACACTAAAGCTATTGCTGCTGGGTTTTTCAAGCCAGAGAGAGCTTCCATTGATAGAATAATCGAGGATGCGCTAGAGCACCGCAAAAAATTTCATGCAAACAGGTAA